In the genome of Cygnus olor isolate bCygOlo1 chromosome Z, bCygOlo1.pri.v2, whole genome shotgun sequence, one region contains:
- the TYRP1 gene encoding 5,6-dihydroxyindole-2-carboxylic acid oxidase isoform X1 encodes MTHRDRTGSQQRREGAGLRVDGEETTACADHQLSEGDGSAGSVIMQLPMLLLLYLPLLLSMLNKVGAQFPRQCATVESLRSGMCCPDYFPVFGPGTDRCGVSTGRGRCVQVTVDWRPHGPQYIHDGRDDREQWPIRFFNQTCRCSGNFSGYNCGSCRPGWSGPTCSQRINIVRRNLLDLNAEERRRFVNALHQAKVTIHPDIVIATRRREEIFGPDGNTPQFENISIYNYFVWAHYYSVRKTFLGTGQQSFGGVDFSHEGPAFVTWHRYHLLQLERDMQNMLQDPTFGLPYWNFATGQNTCDICLDDLMGARSNFDVSLISQNSIFSQWRVLCESIEDYETLGTICNSTEGGPIQRNPAGNVARPMVQRLPEPEDVAQCLEVGVFDTPPFYSNSTDSFRNTVEGYSDPSGKYDPAVRSLHNLAHLFLNGTGGQTHLSPNDPIFVLLHTFTDAVFDEWLRRYSADTSTYPLENAPIGHNRQYNMVPFWPPVTNNEMFVTAPENLGYSYEVEWPGRALRVTEMITVAIVTALVLVAIIFAAAACIVRVKKNKDELHQPLLTDQYQHYSDDYDGIATPSQSVV; translated from the exons ATGACACACAGAGATAGAACAGGATCTCAGCAGAGGAGAG AGGGAGCTGGCCTTCGTGTAGACGGAGAGGAGACAACAGCGTGTGCGGACCACCAGCTCTCAGAAGGAGACGGCTCTGCAGGATCTGTCATCATGCAGCTCcccatgctgctgctcctttaCCTGCCACTGCTCCTTAGCATGCTCAACAAAGTTGGAGCTCAGTTCCCTCGCCAGTGTGCTACCGTTGAGTCTCTGAGGAGTGGCATGTGCTGCCCAGactattttcctgtatttgggCCTGGTACCGATCGGTGTGGTGTGTCTACAGGGAGGGGACGGTGTGTGCAGGTGACTGTAGACTGGCGACCCCATGGCCCACAGTACATCCATGATGGGAGGGATGACCGCGAGCAATGGCCCATACGCTTCTTCAACCAAACCTGCAGGTGCAGTGGTAACTTCTCTGGTTATAACTGTGGGTCATGTCGCCCTGGATGGAGTGGACCTACCTGTAGCCAACGAATCAATATAG TCAGGAGGAATCTTTTGGATCTGAATGCAGAAGAGAGGAGGCGTTTTGTGAATGCCTTGCACCAAGCCAAGGTGACAATCCACCCTGACATTGTTATTGCCACAAGGAGACgtgaagaaatatttggacCAGATGGAAACACACCACAGTTTGAGAATATCTCCATTTATAACTACTTTGTGTGGGCTCATTATTATTCTGTCAGGAAGACTTTTCTTGGGACTGGGCAGCAGAGTTTTGGAGGAGTTGATTTCTCTCATGAGGGACCAGCTTTTGTTACATGGCATAGGTACCATCTACTGCAGCTTGAAAGAGACATGCAG AATATGTTACAGGACCCCACTTTTGGCCTTCCCTACTGGAACTTTGCAACAGGGCAAAACACCTGTGATATCTGCTTAGATGACTTGATGGGAGCTAGAAGCAATTTTGATGTCTCTCTGATCAGTCAGAATTCAATCTTCTCTCAGTGGCGTGTGCTCTGTGAAAGTATAGAAGACTATGAGACCTTGGGAACCATCTGTAACA GCACTGAAGGTGGTCCCATCCAGAGGAATCCTGCTGGAAATGTTGCACGGCCTATGGTACAACGTCTCCCAGAACCTGAGGATGTTGCTCAGTGTTTGGAAGTTGGTGTATTCGATACTCCTCCTTTCTACTCTAATTCAACAGACAGTTTCCGTAACACAGTAGAAG GGTACAGTGATCCTTCAGGGAAATATGACCCAGCAGTTCGAAGTCTTCACAACTTGGCTCATCTATTTTTGAATGGGACAGGAGGACAAACTCATTTATCACCAAATGATCCCATTTTTGTCCTTCTGCACACATTTACAGATGCTGTTTTTGATGAGTGGCTGAGAAGGTATTCTGCTG ATACCTCAACATATCCATTGGAGAATGCCCCTATTGGACACAACCGGCAATACAACATGGTGCCTTTTTGGCCTCCAGTAACcaataatgaaatgtttgttaCTGCACCAGAAAACCTGGGATACAGCTATGAGGTTGAATGGCCAG GTCGGGCTCTCCGTGTAACAGAGATGATAACTGTTGCAATAGTGACTGCATTGGTTCTTGTTGCAATtatctttgctgctgctgcatgtaTTGTACGTGTcaagaaaaataaggatgaGTTGCATCAGCCTCTTCTCACTGATCAGTATCAACACTATTCAGATGACTATGATGGCATAGCAACACCAAGCCAGTCTGTTGTATGA
- the TYRP1 gene encoding 5,6-dihydroxyindole-2-carboxylic acid oxidase isoform X2 — protein MQLPMLLLLYLPLLLSMLNKVGAQFPRQCATVESLRSGMCCPDYFPVFGPGTDRCGVSTGRGRCVQVTVDWRPHGPQYIHDGRDDREQWPIRFFNQTCRCSGNFSGYNCGSCRPGWSGPTCSQRINIVRRNLLDLNAEERRRFVNALHQAKVTIHPDIVIATRRREEIFGPDGNTPQFENISIYNYFVWAHYYSVRKTFLGTGQQSFGGVDFSHEGPAFVTWHRYHLLQLERDMQNMLQDPTFGLPYWNFATGQNTCDICLDDLMGARSNFDVSLISQNSIFSQWRVLCESIEDYETLGTICNSTEGGPIQRNPAGNVARPMVQRLPEPEDVAQCLEVGVFDTPPFYSNSTDSFRNTVEGYSDPSGKYDPAVRSLHNLAHLFLNGTGGQTHLSPNDPIFVLLHTFTDAVFDEWLRRYSADTSTYPLENAPIGHNRQYNMVPFWPPVTNNEMFVTAPENLGYSYEVEWPGRALRVTEMITVAIVTALVLVAIIFAAAACIVRVKKNKDELHQPLLTDQYQHYSDDYDGIATPSQSVV, from the exons ATGCAGCTCcccatgctgctgctcctttaCCTGCCACTGCTCCTTAGCATGCTCAACAAAGTTGGAGCTCAGTTCCCTCGCCAGTGTGCTACCGTTGAGTCTCTGAGGAGTGGCATGTGCTGCCCAGactattttcctgtatttgggCCTGGTACCGATCGGTGTGGTGTGTCTACAGGGAGGGGACGGTGTGTGCAGGTGACTGTAGACTGGCGACCCCATGGCCCACAGTACATCCATGATGGGAGGGATGACCGCGAGCAATGGCCCATACGCTTCTTCAACCAAACCTGCAGGTGCAGTGGTAACTTCTCTGGTTATAACTGTGGGTCATGTCGCCCTGGATGGAGTGGACCTACCTGTAGCCAACGAATCAATATAG TCAGGAGGAATCTTTTGGATCTGAATGCAGAAGAGAGGAGGCGTTTTGTGAATGCCTTGCACCAAGCCAAGGTGACAATCCACCCTGACATTGTTATTGCCACAAGGAGACgtgaagaaatatttggacCAGATGGAAACACACCACAGTTTGAGAATATCTCCATTTATAACTACTTTGTGTGGGCTCATTATTATTCTGTCAGGAAGACTTTTCTTGGGACTGGGCAGCAGAGTTTTGGAGGAGTTGATTTCTCTCATGAGGGACCAGCTTTTGTTACATGGCATAGGTACCATCTACTGCAGCTTGAAAGAGACATGCAG AATATGTTACAGGACCCCACTTTTGGCCTTCCCTACTGGAACTTTGCAACAGGGCAAAACACCTGTGATATCTGCTTAGATGACTTGATGGGAGCTAGAAGCAATTTTGATGTCTCTCTGATCAGTCAGAATTCAATCTTCTCTCAGTGGCGTGTGCTCTGTGAAAGTATAGAAGACTATGAGACCTTGGGAACCATCTGTAACA GCACTGAAGGTGGTCCCATCCAGAGGAATCCTGCTGGAAATGTTGCACGGCCTATGGTACAACGTCTCCCAGAACCTGAGGATGTTGCTCAGTGTTTGGAAGTTGGTGTATTCGATACTCCTCCTTTCTACTCTAATTCAACAGACAGTTTCCGTAACACAGTAGAAG GGTACAGTGATCCTTCAGGGAAATATGACCCAGCAGTTCGAAGTCTTCACAACTTGGCTCATCTATTTTTGAATGGGACAGGAGGACAAACTCATTTATCACCAAATGATCCCATTTTTGTCCTTCTGCACACATTTACAGATGCTGTTTTTGATGAGTGGCTGAGAAGGTATTCTGCTG ATACCTCAACATATCCATTGGAGAATGCCCCTATTGGACACAACCGGCAATACAACATGGTGCCTTTTTGGCCTCCAGTAACcaataatgaaatgtttgttaCTGCACCAGAAAACCTGGGATACAGCTATGAGGTTGAATGGCCAG GTCGGGCTCTCCGTGTAACAGAGATGATAACTGTTGCAATAGTGACTGCATTGGTTCTTGTTGCAATtatctttgctgctgctgcatgtaTTGTACGTGTcaagaaaaataaggatgaGTTGCATCAGCCTCTTCTCACTGATCAGTATCAACACTATTCAGATGACTATGATGGCATAGCAACACCAAGCCAGTCTGTTGTATGA